One segment of Meriones unguiculatus strain TT.TT164.6M chromosome X, Bangor_MerUng_6.1, whole genome shotgun sequence DNA contains the following:
- the Naa10 gene encoding N-alpha-acetyltransferase 10 isoform X4, with protein MAFLGPSSLTLLRMRMGRLWATSWPKYISSREEDPDDVPHGHITSLAVKRSHRRLGLAQKLMDQASRAMIENFNAKYVSLHVRKSNRAALHLYSNTLNFQISEVEPKYYADGEDAYAMKRDLTQMADELRRHLELKEKGRHMVLAAMENKVENKGNVLLSSGETCLEEKGLAAEDSGGDSKDLSEVSETTESTDVKDSSEASDSAS; from the exons ATGGCCTTTCTTGGCCCCAG CTCTCTTACATTGCTGAGGATGAGAATGGGAAGATTGTGGGCTACGTCTTGGCCAAAAT ATATCTCTTCTAGGGAAGAGGACCCGGATGATGTGCCCCATGGACATATCACCTCACTG gCTGTGAAGCGTTCCCACCGGCGCCTTGGCCTGGCTCAGAAATTGATGGACCAGGCCTCTCGAGCCATGATTGAGAACTTCAATGCCAAATATGTTTCTCTGCATGTCAGGAAGAG TAACCGGGCTGCCCTACATCTCTATTCCAACACCCTCAACTTTCA GATCAGTGAAGTGGAGCCCAAATATTATGCAGATGGGGAAGATGCATATGCAATGAAGCGGGACCTCACGCAGATGGCTGATGAG CTGAGACGGCACCTGGAGCTGAAGGAAAAGGGCAGACACATGGTGCTGGCAGCCATGGAGAACAAGGTGGAGAACAAAGGCAACGTACTTCTGAGCTCCGGAGAGACCTGTCTGGAGGAGAAGGGCCTGGCTGCTGAGGATAGTGGTGGGGACAGCAAGGACCTCAGCGAGGTCAGTGAGACcacagagagcacagatgtcaaaGATAGCTCAGAGgcttctgactctgcctcctag
- the Naa10 gene encoding N-alpha-acetyltransferase 10 isoform X3 translates to MNMQHCNLLCLPENYQMKYYFYHGLSWPQLSYIAEDENGKIVGYVLAKMEEDPDDVPHGHITSLAVKRSHRRLGLAQKLMDQASRAMIENFNAKYVSLHVRKSNRAALHLYSNTLNFQISEVEPKYYADGEDAYAMKRDLTQMADELRRHLELKEKGRHMVLAAMENKVENKGNVLLSSGETCLEEKGLAAEDSGGDSKDLSEVSETTESTDVKDSSEASDSAS, encoded by the exons ATGAACATGCAGCACTGCAACCTCCTCTGCCTGCCCGAGAACTACCAGATGAAGTACTATTTCTATCATGGCCTTTCTTGGCCCCAG CTCTCTTACATTGCTGAGGATGAGAATGGGAAGATTGTGGGCTACGTCTTGGCCAAAAT GGAAGAGGACCCGGATGATGTGCCCCATGGACATATCACCTCACTG gCTGTGAAGCGTTCCCACCGGCGCCTTGGCCTGGCTCAGAAATTGATGGACCAGGCCTCTCGAGCCATGATTGAGAACTTCAATGCCAAATATGTTTCTCTGCATGTCAGGAAGAG TAACCGGGCTGCCCTACATCTCTATTCCAACACCCTCAACTTTCA GATCAGTGAAGTGGAGCCCAAATATTATGCAGATGGGGAAGATGCATATGCAATGAAGCGGGACCTCACGCAGATGGCTGATGAG CTGAGACGGCACCTGGAGCTGAAGGAAAAGGGCAGACACATGGTGCTGGCAGCCATGGAGAACAAGGTGGAGAACAAAGGCAACGTACTTCTGAGCTCCGGAGAGACCTGTCTGGAGGAGAAGGGCCTGGCTGCTGAGGATAGTGGTGGGGACAGCAAGGACCTCAGCGAGGTCAGTGAGACcacagagagcacagatgtcaaaGATAGCTCAGAGgcttctgactctgcctcctag
- the Naa10 gene encoding N-alpha-acetyltransferase 10 isoform X6, whose amino-acid sequence MLGSLTLLRMRMGRLWATSWPKYISSREEDPDDVPHGHITSLAVKRSHRRLGLAQKLMDQASRAMIENFNAKYVSLHVRKSNRAALHLYSNTLNFQISEVEPKYYADGEDAYAMKRDLTQMADELRRHLELKEKGRHMVLAAMENKVENKGNVLLSSGETCLEEKGLAAEDSGGDSKDLSEVSETTESTDVKDSSEASDSAS is encoded by the exons ATGCTAGG CTCTCTTACATTGCTGAGGATGAGAATGGGAAGATTGTGGGCTACGTCTTGGCCAAAAT ATATCTCTTCTAGGGAAGAGGACCCGGATGATGTGCCCCATGGACATATCACCTCACTG gCTGTGAAGCGTTCCCACCGGCGCCTTGGCCTGGCTCAGAAATTGATGGACCAGGCCTCTCGAGCCATGATTGAGAACTTCAATGCCAAATATGTTTCTCTGCATGTCAGGAAGAG TAACCGGGCTGCCCTACATCTCTATTCCAACACCCTCAACTTTCA GATCAGTGAAGTGGAGCCCAAATATTATGCAGATGGGGAAGATGCATATGCAATGAAGCGGGACCTCACGCAGATGGCTGATGAG CTGAGACGGCACCTGGAGCTGAAGGAAAAGGGCAGACACATGGTGCTGGCAGCCATGGAGAACAAGGTGGAGAACAAAGGCAACGTACTTCTGAGCTCCGGAGAGACCTGTCTGGAGGAGAAGGGCCTGGCTGCTGAGGATAGTGGTGGGGACAGCAAGGACCTCAGCGAGGTCAGTGAGACcacagagagcacagatgtcaaaGATAGCTCAGAGgcttctgactctgcctcctag
- the Naa10 gene encoding N-alpha-acetyltransferase 10 isoform X1 codes for MNIRNARPEDLMNMQHCNLLCLPENYQMKYYFYHGLSWPQLSYIAEDENGKIVGYVLAKMEEDPDDVPHGHITSLAVKRSHRRLGLAQKLMDQASRAMIENFNAKYVSLHVRKSNRAALHLYSNTLNFQISEVEPKYYADGEDAYAMKRDLTQMADELRRHLELKEKGRHMVLAAMENKVENKGNVLLSSGETCLEEKGLAAEDSGGDSKDLSEVSETTESTDVKDSSEASDSAS; via the exons ATGAACATCCGCAATGCTAGG CCCGAGGACCTGATGAACATGCAGCACTGCAACCTCCTCTGCCTGCCCGAGAACTACCAGATGAAGTACTATTTCTATCATGGCCTTTCTTGGCCCCAG CTCTCTTACATTGCTGAGGATGAGAATGGGAAGATTGTGGGCTACGTCTTGGCCAAAAT GGAAGAGGACCCGGATGATGTGCCCCATGGACATATCACCTCACTG gCTGTGAAGCGTTCCCACCGGCGCCTTGGCCTGGCTCAGAAATTGATGGACCAGGCCTCTCGAGCCATGATTGAGAACTTCAATGCCAAATATGTTTCTCTGCATGTCAGGAAGAG TAACCGGGCTGCCCTACATCTCTATTCCAACACCCTCAACTTTCA GATCAGTGAAGTGGAGCCCAAATATTATGCAGATGGGGAAGATGCATATGCAATGAAGCGGGACCTCACGCAGATGGCTGATGAG CTGAGACGGCACCTGGAGCTGAAGGAAAAGGGCAGACACATGGTGCTGGCAGCCATGGAGAACAAGGTGGAGAACAAAGGCAACGTACTTCTGAGCTCCGGAGAGACCTGTCTGGAGGAGAAGGGCCTGGCTGCTGAGGATAGTGGTGGGGACAGCAAGGACCTCAGCGAGGTCAGTGAGACcacagagagcacagatgtcaaaGATAGCTCAGAGgcttctgactctgcctcctag
- the Naa10 gene encoding N-alpha-acetyltransferase 10 isoform X5 produces MNIRNARLSYIAEDENGKIVGYVLAKMEEDPDDVPHGHITSLAVKRSHRRLGLAQKLMDQASRAMIENFNAKYVSLHVRKSNRAALHLYSNTLNFQISEVEPKYYADGEDAYAMKRDLTQMADELRRHLELKEKGRHMVLAAMENKVENKGNVLLSSGETCLEEKGLAAEDSGGDSKDLSEVSETTESTDVKDSSEASDSAS; encoded by the exons ATGAACATCCGCAATGCTAGG CTCTCTTACATTGCTGAGGATGAGAATGGGAAGATTGTGGGCTACGTCTTGGCCAAAAT GGAAGAGGACCCGGATGATGTGCCCCATGGACATATCACCTCACTG gCTGTGAAGCGTTCCCACCGGCGCCTTGGCCTGGCTCAGAAATTGATGGACCAGGCCTCTCGAGCCATGATTGAGAACTTCAATGCCAAATATGTTTCTCTGCATGTCAGGAAGAG TAACCGGGCTGCCCTACATCTCTATTCCAACACCCTCAACTTTCA GATCAGTGAAGTGGAGCCCAAATATTATGCAGATGGGGAAGATGCATATGCAATGAAGCGGGACCTCACGCAGATGGCTGATGAG CTGAGACGGCACCTGGAGCTGAAGGAAAAGGGCAGACACATGGTGCTGGCAGCCATGGAGAACAAGGTGGAGAACAAAGGCAACGTACTTCTGAGCTCCGGAGAGACCTGTCTGGAGGAGAAGGGCCTGGCTGCTGAGGATAGTGGTGGGGACAGCAAGGACCTCAGCGAGGTCAGTGAGACcacagagagcacagatgtcaaaGATAGCTCAGAGgcttctgactctgcctcctag
- the Naa10 gene encoding N-alpha-acetyltransferase 10 isoform X2, which translates to MNIRNARPEDLMNMQHCNLLCLPENYQMKYYFYHGLSWPQLSYIAEDENGKIVGYVLAKMEEDPDDVPHGHITSLAVKRSHRRLGLAQKLMDQASRAMIENFNAKYVSLHVRKSNRAALHLYSNTLNFQISEVEPKYYADGEDAYAMKRDLTQMADEPAPGPGSSYLLSGDLGPVSFHPLPSGLPVAAETAPGAEGKGQTHGAGSHGEQGGEQRQRTSELRRDLSGGEGPGC; encoded by the exons ATGAACATCCGCAATGCTAGG CCCGAGGACCTGATGAACATGCAGCACTGCAACCTCCTCTGCCTGCCCGAGAACTACCAGATGAAGTACTATTTCTATCATGGCCTTTCTTGGCCCCAG CTCTCTTACATTGCTGAGGATGAGAATGGGAAGATTGTGGGCTACGTCTTGGCCAAAAT GGAAGAGGACCCGGATGATGTGCCCCATGGACATATCACCTCACTG gCTGTGAAGCGTTCCCACCGGCGCCTTGGCCTGGCTCAGAAATTGATGGACCAGGCCTCTCGAGCCATGATTGAGAACTTCAATGCCAAATATGTTTCTCTGCATGTCAGGAAGAG TAACCGGGCTGCCCTACATCTCTATTCCAACACCCTCAACTTTCA GATCAGTGAAGTGGAGCCCAAATATTATGCAGATGGGGAAGATGCATATGCAATGAAGCGGGACCTCACGCAGATGGCTGATGAG CCAGCTCCAGGGCCTGGCTCCTCTTATCTCTTGTCTGGAGACTTAGGCCCTGTCTCTTTCCACCCACTTCCCTCTGGGCTCCCGGTGGCAGCTGAGACGGCACCTGGAGCTGAAGGAAAAGGGCAGACACATGGTGCTGGCAGCCATGGAGAACAAGGTGGAGAACAAAGGCAACGTACTTCTGAGCTCCGGAGAGACCTGTCTGGAGGAGAAGGGCCTGGCTGCTGA
- the Renbp gene encoding N-acylglucosamine 2-epimerase — MEKAWETLQVWKERVRQELDRVVAFWMEHSHDQEHGGFFTCLGRDGQVYDHLKYVWLQGRQVWMYCRLYRSFERFRRVELLNAAKAGGEFLLRYARVAPPAKKCAFVLTRDGRPIKVQRTIFSECFYTMAMDELWKVTGEMHYQNEAVEMMDQIVHWVREDPAGLGRPELSGAPDAESMAVPMMLLNLVEQLGEENEELTRKYAELGDWCVHRILQHVQREGQAVLENVSQDGKELPGCLGRHQNPGHALEAGWFLLQYALRKGDPKLRMHVINKFLLLPFHSGWDPEHGGLFYFKDADDLCPTQLEWDMKLWWPHSEAMIAFLMGYRDSGDPALLHLFCQVAEYTFRQFRDPEYGEWFGYLNREGKVALTIKGGPFKGCFHVPRCLAMCEQILGDLLRRLGPAPTGS; from the exons ATGGAGAAGGCATGGGAGACATTGCAGGTCTGGAAGGAACGTGTGAGACAAGAGCTGGATCGTGTGGTCGCTTTCTGGATGGAGCACTCCCATGACCAGGAACACGG GGGCTTCTTCACATGCCTTGGCCGTGATGGACAGGTGTACGATCACCTCAAGTATGTCTGGCTGCAGGGAAGGCAG GTGTGGATGTATTGTCGCTTATACCGCAGTTTTGAGCGCTTCCGTCGTGTTGAGCTTCTGAATGCAGCAAAAGCAG GTGGTGAATTTTTGCTGCGTTATGCCCGGGTGGCACCACCTGCCAAGAAGTGTGCCTTTGTGCTGACTAGGGATGGCCGTCCAATAAAGGTGCAGCGGACCATTTTCAGCGAGTGTTTCTACACCATGGCCATGGACGAGCTGTGGAAAGTAACCGGCGAAATGCATTATCAG AACGAAGCTGTGGAGATGATGGATCAGATCGTCCACTGGGTGCGGGAGGACCCAGCTGGGCTGGGCCGGCCTGAGCTCTCAGGGGCCCCGGACGCAGAGTCCATGGCGGTGCCCATGATGCTGCTCAACCTGGTGgagcagcttggagaggaaaaCGAGGAGCTGACCAGAAAGTATGCAGAACTAGGGGACTGGTGTGTCCACAGGATTCTTCAGCACGTCCAG agggagggacaaGCTGTACTGGAGAATGTATCACAGGATGGCAAAGAACTTCCTGGTTGCCTTGGAAGACACCAGAACCCAG GCCATGCACTGGAAGCTGGCTGGTTCTTGCTTCAGTATGCCCTCAGGAAAGGTGACCCCAAACTTCGAATGCACGTTATCAACAAGTTTCTCTTGTTGCCTTTCCACTCTGGATGGGACCCTGAGCATGGAGGCCTCTTCTACTTCAAGGATGCTGATGATCTCTGCCCTACCCAG CTGGAGTGGGACATGAAGCTGTGGTGGCCACACAGTGAAGCCATGATTGCCTTCCTCATGGGTTACCGTGACAGTGGGGACCCTGCCTTGCTGCACCTCTTCTGTCAGGTGGCTGAGTACACTTTCCGCCAG tTTCGTGATCCTGAGTACGGGGAATGGTTTGGCTATCTGAACCGAGAGGGAAAGGTGGCCCTCACCATCAAGGGAGGCCCTTTTAAAG GCTGCTTCCATGTACCGCGGTGCCTGGCCATGTGCGAGCAGATTCTAGGAGACCTCCTCCGCCGCCTTGGGCCCGCGCCTACTGGCTCCTAA